A genomic stretch from Telmatocola sphagniphila includes:
- a CDS encoding ATP-binding protein encodes MSLTTRLTAFFLAVLAVVLIGFGTTTYTFSRRDLYFDAAEQINFVLKTLESAAQIRPMGVGWEPPFLFVSVGVRDLKHNQVEWGVYSPHGKRIVSTAHFQDLEGADDFPRVVDSQENQLTYFEDSGGRSWMFMKHQIAPKPNTARETSLQKMDGLIVAVAVSLEPINNTLSRLAVMLFVVSTIVWLAFLVIGRRICQRALRPVTRMSEQAGRMNEQRMNERLVVPEADDELRSLGVSFNGLLTRLQEAFERNRQFAGNASHQLRTPLAAIMGQVEVSLRHPRSAEEYRDTLVKVKNGGLQLRQIIESLLFLTRADREGLAAGFEPLDVSVWIETWRQQRDYLPRIHDLKIIRPDLPCWVRAQPALLAQMIDNLVDNASKYSPERTPILLQVIRLSKQVSISVENHAKGIPAEEIGYVFDPFFRSEDSRRSSIPGVGLGLAVVRRIAEAFQAEVRVESILNKTTKFEILLPRVPDEYSSKEARQDVLPALEEKVVSA; translated from the coding sequence ATGAGTCTGACAACCCGGCTGACGGCTTTTTTTCTCGCCGTCCTGGCCGTGGTTCTGATTGGTTTTGGCACAACCACTTACACATTTTCCCGTCGCGATCTCTATTTCGACGCGGCGGAACAAATCAATTTCGTTCTCAAAACACTGGAATCCGCAGCGCAGATCCGGCCGATGGGTGTCGGTTGGGAACCGCCTTTTCTGTTCGTCAGTGTCGGTGTGCGCGATCTCAAGCACAATCAAGTCGAGTGGGGGGTTTATTCTCCTCACGGCAAGCGAATCGTCTCAACCGCCCATTTTCAGGATCTGGAAGGGGCCGACGATTTTCCCCGCGTGGTGGACTCCCAGGAAAACCAGCTCACCTATTTCGAAGATTCGGGCGGTCGATCCTGGATGTTCATGAAGCATCAGATTGCCCCCAAGCCCAACACGGCCCGCGAAACATCTCTGCAGAAAATGGACGGTCTGATTGTGGCCGTAGCGGTATCGCTCGAGCCGATCAACAACACGCTTTCTCGGCTAGCCGTGATGCTTTTCGTGGTTTCCACGATCGTTTGGTTGGCGTTCCTGGTGATAGGCCGACGAATCTGCCAGCGGGCTCTGCGACCAGTTACGCGTATGTCCGAGCAGGCCGGCCGGATGAACGAGCAGAGGATGAACGAGAGACTGGTCGTTCCCGAGGCGGATGATGAACTCCGGTCTCTGGGGGTGTCCTTTAATGGCCTTCTAACAAGACTTCAGGAAGCTTTTGAGCGGAATCGGCAGTTTGCGGGGAATGCTTCGCATCAGCTTCGGACGCCGCTGGCGGCGATAATGGGACAGGTGGAAGTTTCCCTGCGTCACCCGCGCTCGGCCGAGGAATATCGCGATACACTGGTCAAAGTGAAAAACGGCGGCTTGCAGTTGCGTCAGATTATCGAATCGCTGCTCTTTTTGACGCGAGCGGACCGGGAAGGGCTGGCAGCCGGATTCGAGCCCCTTGACGTGAGTGTCTGGATTGAAACCTGGAGGCAGCAAAGGGACTATTTGCCGAGAATTCACGATTTGAAAATCATCAGACCCGATCTGCCCTGTTGGGTGCGGGCTCAGCCCGCTTTACTGGCCCAGATGATCGATAATCTTGTGGATAATGCCTCAAAATATAGTCCGGAACGCACGCCCATCCTCCTGCAGGTCATCCGCTTGAGCAAGCAGGTATCCATATCCGTGGAAAACCACGCAAAAGGGATTCCCGCGGAAGAGATCGGCTATGTGTTCGATCCCTTTTTCCGATCGGAGGATTCGCGTCGATCGAGCATACCGGGGGTGGGTCTGGGGCTGGCCGTCGTACGGAGGATTGCCGAGGCTTTCCAGGCCGAAGTCCGAGTGGAATCGATATTGAATAAGACCACCAAATTCGAAATTCTGCTGCCGCGGGTCCCCGACGAGTACAGTTCCAAGGAAGCCCGGCAAGATGTCCTGCCTGCGCTGGAAGAAAAGGTTGTTTCCGCCTGA
- a CDS encoding response regulator transcription factor, with the protein MAHRILVVEDDLANADYLTRGLKEEGFTVEHAADGETGSKLLAKGNWDVVILDWWLPGQDGLSLLKKFRASGESTPVLFLTARDAISDRVQGLDGGANDYLCKPFSFEELLARIRALIRRPQASVETTLRFADITFDLVNRVVKRGGQKLDFTTKEEALLLFFMRHPNEILSRSTIYEHVWEEKFDGVSNTLEVHVMELRRKLEMFGPRLIRTLRGRGYQLTEPTGKEEE; encoded by the coding sequence ATGGCACATCGCATCCTAGTAGTTGAAGACGATTTGGCCAATGCGGATTATCTCACCCGTGGCCTGAAAGAAGAAGGTTTCACCGTCGAGCACGCCGCCGATGGAGAGACCGGTTCTAAACTCCTGGCCAAAGGCAACTGGGATGTAGTCATCCTGGACTGGTGGCTGCCGGGTCAGGACGGACTGAGTCTGCTTAAGAAATTCCGCGCCAGCGGGGAGTCGACCCCGGTACTCTTCCTGACGGCCCGAGATGCAATCTCGGATCGCGTGCAGGGCCTGGACGGGGGAGCGAATGACTACCTCTGTAAGCCGTTCTCGTTCGAAGAACTTCTGGCTCGAATTCGAGCTTTGATTCGACGGCCGCAGGCAAGCGTCGAAACGACATTGCGCTTTGCGGATATCACTTTTGATCTAGTGAATCGGGTCGTCAAGCGGGGTGGGCAGAAGCTCGATTTTACCACCAAGGAAGAAGCATTACTGCTGTTCTTCATGCGGCATCCCAACGAGATACTTTCTCGTTCGACGATTTACGAACATGTTTGGGAAGAGAAATTCGACGGGGTTTCCAACACACTGGAAGTCCACGTCATGGAACTTCGGCGAAAGTTGGAAATGTTCGGCCCGAGATTGATTCGAACTCTCCGTGGTCGAGGTTATCAACTTACCGAACCCACCGGTAAGGAAGAAGAATGA
- a CDS encoding preprotein translocase subunit SecA: MSIVAEAPDLLKQRSPCPPRQRSSGRLGNPLANRSRALIGRGSKRALAKAAILVPQIRHWEQHYGILPDEELPAMAAKLRGEARSGKPNRKLVAQAFGLCSVAVWRVLGMRAFDVQLAAGICMHAGSIVELATGEGKTLTATFPAFLNALAGKGVHVATVNDYLAKRDAEQMVGPVYSKLGLSVGCLQQKMDDNERAKQYKCDITYATASEFGFDFLRDMMKLRGGQMAKDPFWAAWTEGGSAKMDPRVQRGHYFALVDEADSIFIDEARTPLIISSPTREASKEEQVVYHWADNVVKKMVVKEHFTIDTKKDKVELTEVGRHMARYSSPPVGPHSKAMDKLFEAVEKALQAHYRFVKDHHYMIIKNKVVIVDENTGRPMPDRQWREGLHQAVEAKEGMPIHIASDHAAQITFQNYFRLYHKLAGMSGTVIQNARELKKIYKLQTVWVPTNRPIVRKLLPDEVLPTEDAKFDAIVERVRDLVNQGRPVLIGTRSVEKSEALSEKLTKARIEHKVLNARQDAHEAEVVAAAGQPGRVTVATNMAGRGTDIKLGSGVAEKGGLHVIGTERHEAIRIDRQLLGRAGRQGDPGSGQFFVSLDDKLLEGLGPAKQHQLTELGKLGGRRDWNSFRQLFMLAQRRVERKHLRQRLDLMNYDKQRKDMLQDLGADPFVD; the protein is encoded by the coding sequence ATGAGTATCGTTGCAGAAGCCCCCGATCTATTGAAACAGCGTTCTCCTTGTCCACCCCGACAACGCTCGAGTGGCCGACTCGGAAATCCGTTAGCCAATCGCTCCCGCGCCCTGATCGGTCGAGGTTCCAAGAGGGCTCTGGCTAAAGCCGCAATTCTCGTCCCTCAAATTCGCCATTGGGAACAGCACTACGGCATTCTCCCGGATGAGGAACTGCCGGCGATGGCCGCCAAGCTTCGCGGCGAAGCCCGATCGGGAAAACCCAATCGCAAGTTGGTAGCCCAGGCTTTTGGATTGTGCTCGGTTGCCGTCTGGCGCGTGTTGGGTATGCGGGCTTTCGATGTGCAATTAGCGGCGGGCATTTGCATGCACGCCGGTAGCATCGTGGAGTTGGCCACCGGGGAAGGGAAGACCTTAACCGCGACGTTCCCCGCCTTCTTGAACGCCTTGGCGGGAAAGGGCGTCCACGTTGCGACGGTGAACGATTACCTGGCTAAGCGCGATGCGGAGCAGATGGTCGGCCCCGTTTACAGCAAGCTCGGGCTGAGTGTCGGCTGTCTCCAGCAGAAGATGGACGATAACGAGCGAGCCAAGCAGTACAAATGTGATATCACGTACGCCACAGCCTCCGAATTCGGCTTTGACTTTCTTCGCGATATGATGAAACTGCGCGGCGGGCAGATGGCCAAAGATCCGTTCTGGGCCGCGTGGACTGAAGGCGGGAGTGCCAAAATGGATCCGCGAGTCCAGCGCGGCCATTACTTCGCACTGGTCGACGAAGCCGATAGTATTTTCATCGATGAAGCCCGTACGCCTCTGATCATCAGTTCGCCTACGCGGGAGGCAAGCAAGGAAGAGCAAGTCGTTTACCACTGGGCGGATAACGTCGTCAAGAAAATGGTTGTGAAAGAACACTTCACCATCGACACAAAAAAAGACAAAGTGGAACTTACCGAGGTGGGCCGACATATGGCTCGCTATTCCAGTCCGCCGGTGGGACCGCATTCCAAGGCGATGGACAAGCTGTTCGAGGCCGTCGAGAAAGCGCTCCAGGCTCATTACCGGTTCGTTAAAGATCATCATTACATGATCATCAAAAACAAAGTGGTGATCGTCGACGAAAATACCGGGCGCCCGATGCCGGATCGGCAGTGGCGCGAAGGCCTTCACCAAGCGGTGGAAGCCAAGGAAGGAATGCCGATCCACATTGCTTCCGATCACGCGGCTCAAATTACTTTTCAAAATTACTTCCGGCTTTATCACAAACTGGCCGGTATGAGCGGAACGGTTATTCAGAACGCCCGCGAATTGAAAAAGATCTATAAACTGCAGACCGTCTGGGTGCCCACCAATCGTCCGATCGTGCGGAAATTGCTGCCGGATGAAGTGCTGCCCACCGAGGATGCAAAATTCGACGCGATCGTGGAACGCGTTCGGGATCTGGTGAATCAGGGCCGACCGGTTCTCATCGGCACCCGCTCGGTCGAAAAGTCCGAAGCCCTCTCGGAAAAATTGACCAAGGCTCGAATTGAGCATAAAGTTCTTAACGCCCGCCAGGATGCTCACGAGGCGGAGGTTGTGGCCGCGGCCGGTCAGCCTGGTCGAGTGACTGTGGCGACGAACATGGCCGGTCGCGGTACCGACATCAAACTGGGTTCGGGAGTGGCCGAGAAGGGCGGGCTCCATGTAATCGGTACCGAACGGCACGAGGCCATACGAATCGATCGTCAATTGCTCGGTCGAGCCGGTCGACAGGGCGATCCGGGAAGCGGTCAGTTCTTTGTTTCGCTCGACGATAAGCTGCTCGAAGGTTTAGGCCCCGCAAAACAGCACCAACTCACCGAATTAGGAAAACTCGGTGGGAGACGAGACTGGAATTCGTTCCGTCAGCTCTTTATGCTGGCGCAAAGACGAGTCGAACGCAAGCACCTCCGGCAGCGGTTGGACTTGATGAACTACGACAAGCAGCGAAAAGACATGCTTCAGGATCTTGGGGCCGATCCATTTGTGGATTAA
- a CDS encoding RraA family protein: MSSESSAVDEGVLSALRKYDTPTICNVLELLEVRPRTAGYMDARIQACFPKLPPMVGFATTATFRSAAPARAGDVYSGLDRQVELLSQIPGPKVVVFQDLDDPSMAATFGEVMCTTYQSFGCVGLITSGTGRDLDQVEVLNFPCFTTGTICSHGYCQIVDLQTIVRIGGVTIYPGDLLHGDRNGVTTIPTSVAHLVVAGCSGLAEAEAVVLNYLKKGSPSAAGYKSARADCSRRIKSLADELRRKL, encoded by the coding sequence ATGTCATCCGAATCAAGCGCTGTCGATGAAGGGGTCTTAAGCGCTCTACGCAAGTACGATACGCCGACGATCTGCAATGTGCTCGAGCTACTGGAAGTCCGGCCCCGGACGGCCGGATACATGGATGCTCGAATTCAAGCCTGCTTTCCGAAACTTCCCCCGATGGTGGGGTTCGCAACCACGGCCACCTTTCGCTCGGCAGCTCCCGCACGGGCGGGCGACGTCTACAGCGGCCTGGATCGGCAGGTGGAACTTCTGAGTCAAATCCCCGGCCCTAAAGTTGTCGTATTTCAGGATTTAGACGACCCCAGCATGGCGGCGACTTTCGGCGAAGTGATGTGTACTACCTATCAGTCTTTTGGCTGCGTGGGGTTGATCACTAGTGGTACCGGACGAGATTTAGATCAGGTGGAGGTTCTAAATTTCCCCTGCTTTACGACTGGTACTATATGCTCCCACGGTTACTGCCAGATTGTGGACCTTCAAACGATCGTTCGGATCGGAGGAGTGACCATCTATCCCGGGGATCTGCTGCATGGCGACCGCAACGGAGTGACGACCATACCCACTTCCGTGGCCCACCTGGTGGTGGCGGGTTGCTCCGGACTGGCTGAAGCAGAGGCGGTTGTCTTGAATTATCTGAAAAAAGGTTCACCCAGCGCAGCAGGTTACAAGTCCGCCCGGGCCGATTGCAGCCGGAGGATTAAATCGCTGGCAGACGAACTTCGTCGGAAACTTTAA